The window gtaTGGATTagatttaaaatgtcaaaataaGCAGCGCAACaagaatcagaaaaaaaaaataacttcagCACCTTGAAACCAAGGTTTGAATTAACTTAGAGAAAATCCCAGATTTCAACCGAAATATGGTCAAAACCTAGACAAACCCGATTTCTGACTAATCCAAACCTACTCCAAAGCAGCACCGGTTAGGTTTCTTTGCCCTTTCTTTTATTACTCCTAGTCCTTAATACCTCCGATGAAAGGACAATTGAGGTTAATAGGAATGGATTTTAATTAATTCCAGGAAAATCCAGTCATTATCCACGTATGGTGCTACTTTTTCCTAGAAAACATAACAAAGGCGGCTTTTCAGGCTTTGATCGTTGTGAAACCGGTAACGTGGGACCACTCAGATATGCTTCAAGCGGTGAGGAAGCTCTCTATGGACACGACTAAGGAAAACACCACACGTCTGACCTCAGCGATGCTGCTTCTCTTCTTTTAACCATCGAGCACCTCTTTCTAGATCCGACGGTAGATGTTACTTCACAATCATCCTTATATATATGCCTTCGCCTTCTCTTATCCAAATCCATTTCAttttacttctccttcttcagaTTATCCTCGCTAATtccgctctctctctctctcgtgcaATCGAAGCTCTCTTTCAGGTAAGAACTCCGATAACTCCGGCAATTATATCAATTACCGGAAAAATGGCGATCGTCTCTCGAAGCAGTTCAAGAAATTGGATTTTTCCTCTGAAAGTTCTGCTCATCTTGGTTGGTGTCTGTTCGCTGGCTGTGGTTTTAAAGCTCTCCCTTCCGGTGTTATCGGGCTTCTTAGTTTCTCAACTTCCTCTGCTTTGGAGCTCTCTGCGCTCGTGGCTTACGCCTCCGTACCTCTACTTCGTCATCAATGGCATCATCATTACCATAGCTGCGTCTTCGAGGTTCCAGCATAAGGTCGAAGAGCAGCCGGAGCTAGTAGTGCCAGTAGCGGTGCCGGTGAAAGCTGAGGTACGACCTGATTTCACCGTTGCCACGGGATACGACGCCGTGGTGTTGAAGAATCCTGTCAGCGTAGCACAACAGTTCGATTACGATGCTGTTGCTACGGCGAAGGATCTTGTGGAGGCTACTCAGCCTGTTTATGGAGATTTGGTGCCGGCGATGGTGTACGGACAGGATGAGGTTAGTGTGACGGAAGTGAAGAGTCCTGTGGTGAGCACTTCCGAGGACGACGACGATGAGGATGGCTTCGTGATTTCGAGGTCGACTTGGATGCCGCAGGCCAGGGACTCAACGGAGATTCCAGCTGATTATTCGTTTGCGACGGAGAAACCTCTGGTTTCCGTTCGATTTGGGTACCGGAAAAACGTCAAATCTAGTCCTGAAGgtatctccccctctctctctctctctctctctgtatgtgTTTGTGCAGTAGTTAACAGTGCATTCCGGTCCTTCATCGTTGACGGTGAAGGAGCGAAGTTCCCGGCCGTGCTGTCATGAATCGGTAACACTAGTCGTCGGGAAAAGGAAAGCTATTTGACGGTTTGAATTGTATGGGGTTTAGTGGGAAAATTAATGAGGAATCGGGGGTATAGTAAGTAACTCGGAGATTCGTATCTGAAATCTCATGTTTATGGTGTGATGTGTTCAGCTGGCAGAACACTGGGGGTGACGAAGTGGAAGCGAAACGATACGCTGGAGAGCACATGGAAGATGATAACGGACGGGCGCCCGATCCCACTGACCCGACATCTCAAGAAATCCGAGACGTTTGACATGTTGGGTCGACACAACGGCGGCAACAATCCCAACTCGGGCTCACCAGAGGGGTCCCCTGTGAAGATGATGAAATCTGAGACGTTCAAGAGCCACAACAGCAACACCTCGTCGTCGTCACCGTCGCCCAGTTCGGGAAAGCTCCGGAGGGAACCGTCACTGGGCCAAGAAGAGTTGAACCGGCGGGTCGAGGCATTCATAAAGAAATTCAACGAGGAGATGAGGTTGCAGAGACAAGAGTCTTTGAATCAATACCATGAGATGATCAACCGTGGTGCAGCACCTTAACCATTGGTAGTAAGTGAAAAGAAATTAACGGTTTTGGAAAGTCTGCTCCGACTTTTCagcttttttatccttttttttttcagtgggAATTTTACATACAGATggggtttttaatttttttgttaataGTGATATCCCTGTACAGACTACAGAGAACTGGTTATTGCAGGAGATAGGAATAGAACTATAGAAGTGTTCtataatttatttgtttgtttcaaGGGGGTGAAGTTTAAGTTTTTGGGTTTGTATTGGagaccaggaaaaaaaaaggggggaggggaggattTGTGGTAAGGTCTTTATGTTTGTATATAAGTCCCATGTTGATGTTGTTTCATTGGGCAATTTGAAAAGGGGTGGGGGGTGTTGGTTTGAAATTGAAGTTTTTGCGTTTGCCTGCAATTTGTTGCTCTGAATTTGGAGGTTAGGCCAAAGATGCAAATGGTTTTGGGAACATTTTCCAAGGAGAAAACGCCAAATTATACACCATAACTAGGCCCCAATGCCCCATGACTAGGGATTTATTCAATCTAACGATGATAAAGATGATGTCCTTCTGGAAAGTTGTAGTAGTACACACATAATTATGAACATTCTTTGTaaattactctctctctctctctctcttcttatcttaggctatgtttggatgttaagaaaagaagagaaaagaaaataaaaaattcaaaaaaaaattgaatttgaggagagagacatAAATCTATCATTGTCTCATAATATATTtgttttcttggcatccaaacatagccttaggtatttttttttttatgaaaacaaggAAACAATATCCAAACTGCTTTGTAGCTAAAAGCATGAGCACTGTTGTAATAAAGTAGTAATGGGAAGTATAGGATTTTCATTCCATCATCATTCGCACTTTAAAGTTGACGTGACCATTGCACTGGGGTATAAATAAGTCTCAAATGTGGTGCACGGCAGACCGAGAGGATTAAAATTTGTATAATAAGACTTATCTCTTGAAGTTGAAGTACAAACccgaaattgtttttttttttggtgaattaaACATTCCTACTgctgaaaaaaaggaaaacttaCAAACCAGTTCAGAGTTTGATACCCTAGCATGTGACGCTAGGGAGTGTGCTGGTGAAATCAGCCTTCTATGTTGTTTCAATATAGTTACAAACTTAAAAGACGAAATTAAATATTTAATGTCAACCAGCAAATGGTAGTGCTCCCACGGCCACAGGTTTTCCTCCGGGCAATTGATCCAACCCCATACCTCCAACGAGTCTGTCCATATAATGATTTCCCTGCAGTCTCTCCTTAGTGCCTTTTCGATCCCTTCTTTAACTCCTCTGAGTTCCATTTCCTGTGGTGATCCTGCAAAACCAGAGTTCATACACCAGTCCACAAGTTCATGGTTATAGAAAACAAAGGCTCCCCAACCTCCCTTCTTGGTGGTTGTTTCAAAACTGCCATCCGATACAATTAGAGCACACTCATTTTTGGCCTGGTTAAGGTAGAATTCCAGGGGGGTTTAtcctgattgggctggttgtcCTCAAGGGAGGGTGCCGGCATGTTCAGGTTAGATCCATCGTGATGAAGGATAGCACAGTCCCTTATCCAAGAAGCTATGTTATACATAATCGAATTGGGGGAGAACTCTTTCCCTTGAAAAACCACCTCATTTTGATTATGCCAAATGAAATAAAGAGTTATTGCAACCACTCCAAGAAAAGTTTTTACCTCGGTTTTGGAAAGGTTAGCAATTAGGTGATTAAAGGCATCGAGAATGTTGTCACCTTGAATATATTCAGTTCGCAGGCCAAGGGGCCCGGCAGCCTAGAGGCTCTTGGTGAATTTACAAGACAGAAAAAGGTGCCAAGAAGTTTCAGGTGCAGCCAAACACAAGGGACAGATAGTACAATCTGAGTTTAGCCATCTGAGGTTCCCTCTAGTGGAAACACCTTCGTGTAGAAATCTCCAAAGGAAGAGTTTAAACTTTGGATGGATTCCCAGCTTCCAAATTATGGTCCAGATTGGTGATTGCCCAAAGTCGGGATTGTTTTGAAATTGTTGTAGTTGAAATAGTGTAGCACTAAGTTGTGGAGTCAGTATCCACTAGACAAGGCTTTACCTTGGTTCCGTTTGACAACGTTTCTGTCCTAGGAATGTTGgattttagcaaaaaaaaaaatttcagtttctgtATCGGAAAACCGTTCTTTTAGTGTTTAATGGCATTTGGTAAACTTGATCTGGAAATAGTCCCAAAACTTAGAACAtaaatggtgtttgataaaacttGTTTCGTAACGGATTTTAACATTATCTTACAGTAATTATAGAAATGCGATTAACACTATAACTCGGTTAAATATGTAATTGCCATTACCTTCCAAGAcaacattaa is drawn from Telopea speciosissima isolate NSW1024214 ecotype Mountain lineage chromosome 1, Tspe_v1, whole genome shotgun sequence and contains these coding sequences:
- the LOC122657706 gene encoding uncharacterized protein LOC122657706 produces the protein MAIVSRSSSRNWIFPLKVLLILVGVCSLAVVLKLSLPVLSGFLVSQLPLLWSSLRSWLTPPYLYFVINGIIITIAASSRFQHKVEEQPELVVPVAVPVKAEVRPDFTVATGYDAVVLKNPVSVAQQFDYDAVATAKDLVEATQPVYGDLVPAMVYGQDEVSVTEVKSPVVSTSEDDDDEDGFVISRSTWMPQARDSTEIPADYSFATEKPLVSVRFGYRKNVKSSPEAGRTLGVTKWKRNDTLESTWKMITDGRPIPLTRHLKKSETFDMLGRHNGGNNPNSGSPEGSPVKMMKSETFKSHNSNTSSSSPSPSSGKLRREPSLGQEELNRRVEAFIKKFNEEMRLQRQESLNQYHEMINRGAAP